GCGGGCAACACAGTCACGACAGCGCCGGTGTCTTGCCCGCTGCGCCGTCGCCGGCCCGGTCGTCGAGGCCGTAGCCGTCGAGCGCGGTGTCGACGAGTGCCTTCGCGGCGGCGAAGTCGTAGTTGCCGAACATCCGCATCTTCACGACGAACGGCGCACCCGCGTAGAACATCTCGTATTGGTGGTGCCGGCTGGCGAACTCCGATCCCACGAGGTCCCAGGCCAGCTTGAGCAGCTTGACGCGGTCGGCCGCGGGCACCCCCGGCGACTGGATGTACCGGTTGATCTGCTCGCTGATCTCGGGGGAGTGGAAGTCCTCCACCGACGAAGGCAGCTGGATGAGCCCGCCGCCGCACAGGTCGCGGACGAGGTGGAGCAGCTTGCCGTAGGTCTCCGGCTGAAGCGTGGTGTTCGCGAACGTCTCCGCGCTGCCCGGCCAGGCGATGCCGTGCTCGTCGATGTCGCAGTTGTACTCGGCGGCGAGCACGAGCCCGCTCACGGTCGTGGCGTGGGCGGCGAGCTCGCCGAGCGTGCCCTGCACCGGCGGCAACTTGTCGACGCCGTTCATCGCCGCGACCTTCGCCGCGACGCCCGCCAGGAAGTCGAGCTTCGCCGACAGCCGGATCTGCGCCTGGACGTTGCCGAGCAGCCAGGCAGGGGTCTCCCACCACTGCGCCTTGACGAGGTCGAGGTCGCGGTACACGAAGACGTTCTCCCAGGGCACGAACACGTCGTCGTACACGACGAGGGAGTCGGTCTCGTCGAACCGGCTTGCCAGCGGGTAGTCGAACGTGCTCGTCGCCGCTTGGGCGTACGAGCGGCGGGGGAAGATCTTCACGCCGGGCGCGGACACGGGCACCATGACCGAGATGGCCTGGTCCTCGTCGCCGGGGCGCAGCGGGACGATGCTGCTCAGCTGGATCCAGTCGGCGAGCACGGCTCCGGTGCCGAGCATCTGTGCGCCCTTGATCACGATGCCGCCGTCGCGCTCCTCCTTGACGCCGGCGTACAGGTGCGGATCGCTCTGCTGGTGCGCGGGCTTGGACCTGTCGATCTGCGGCGGCACGATCGTGTACGCGGCGTAGACGTCGTTCTCCGCGGCGTACCGGTGGAAGCGCACGACGTTGTCCGCGAACTGCTGACCGCCGCGCGCGAAGACGTGCGGGGAGGCGGCGAACCCGGCCAGGAAGCCGGCGACGTGGTCGGGCGTGCGGCCCATCAGGCCGTACGTCCGCTCGGCCCACAGGCGCAGGCCCTTGCGGCGGCGCGCGAGGTCCTCGGTCGACCGGGGGATGAGATATGCCACATTGAGCGGCTCCCCCGTCTCGGGGGACGGGTACGTCATGGTCTCGCGGTTCGCCGGGTCGATGGCCGCGTCGTAGAGGCCTGCGACGGAGCGGACGGCGCCGCGGAAGGCGGGGTGAGTGGTGACGTCGGCGACGCGTTCGCCGTCGATGGAGACGTGCCGCCCGTCACGGAGTCCCGCGACGTAGTCCTGGCCGCTGCGCATGGATACCTGCCTGCCCGGGTTGATTAGATGACTTTTGTAAATTACTTTTGTCATCTACTCCAGTCAAGATGCGATCGGGAGGCGCGACCGTGGGGTACGACATTCGGAAGTGGTTCGGTGCCGTCGAGCACACCAGGCACGAGGGTGGGCCGGTGGCGGACGAGCCGTTGGGCAAGGCGGTCGTGGCCGTGGTGATCGCGAACCCGTACGCGGGGGAGTACGCCGACGACCTCGCGAAGCTGATCGGGCCGAGCGCCGAGCTCGGCACGGAGCTGACCCGCCGCGGGCTCGAGCTGCTCGACGGCAAGGCGCAGGGGTGCGGCAAGGGTGCGATCGTCGGGGCCTCCGGTGAGCAGGAGCACGGCGTCGCGTGCCTGACGACGCCGTTCGGCGACGCACTGCGCGCCGGCGTCGGCGGCGGTGAGGCGTGGGTCAGCTCGGCCACCAAGGTCGGCGGCCCCGGTACCACCCTCGACATCCCGCTCGCGTACAAGGACGCGCTGTACGTCCGCTCGCACTACGACGCGATGACGCTGGCGATCCCGGACGCCCCGCGGCCGGGCGAGATCGTCGTGGCGGTCGCGCTGTCGACCGGTGGCCGCGTGCACGCCCGGGTGGGCGGGCTCGCCCTGGCCGACGCGAAGGGAGATGGTGTCCGATGAGAGCGCAGGAGCTGCTCCGGTCGCCTTCGCTGTCGCAAGACCGCCGGAGGCAGATGACGCTGACCGACCGCCTGTGGCTCGCGGTGCGCGAGCTCGGCCGGCAGGTGCGGGCGGGGCGGCTGCTCAGTCTGGGCGCGTTCGGTCGGAAGGGTGGGGTGTATGAGTACGGCGCTCGTCAACATTGGTGAGTCGCACGCCGGTGACGCCGCCGGCAGCCCGCTGGACGGCGACGCCATGGTCCTCGACCGCGGCGACATCGTGTGGGTGGGCGACACCTCGGAGGTGACGGCGGGCGCGCACGAGACCGTCGTCGACGTCGCAGGCGCGACCGTCATCCCCGGCCTGATCGACTCGCACGTCCACACGACGTTCGGCGACTTCACGCCGCGGCAGGGGATGCTCGGCTTCCTCGACAGCTACCTGCACGGTGGCACCACGCGGGTGATCTCCGCGAGCGAGGTGCATGTGCCCGGCCGGCCGACGGACGTCGTCGGCGTCAAGGCGCTGGCCGTCGCGGCCCAGCGCTGCTTCGCCGACTACCGGCCGTCGGGCGTCACCGTCCACGCCGGGTCGGTCATCCTCGAGCCCGGCCTCACCAAGGCCGACTTCGCGGAGCTGCGCGCGGCGGGCGTCTGGCTGGCCAAGGCGGGCTTCGGCGCGTTCGGCGGGCCGATGGAGTACGTGCCCATCGTGCACGCCGCGCGGGAGGCCGGCATCGTGGTCATGACCCACTCCGGAGGCGGGTCGATCCCCGGCAGCCTGTCCAAGATCTCGGTCGACGTGATCCTCGCGATGCGGCCGAACATCGCGGGCCACGTCAACGGCGGGCCCACGGCGCTCGACCCGGAGGAGAACGCCAGGATCGTCGAGGAGGGCGACGGGATCGCGCTCCAACTCGTCCAGGCGGGCAACCTGCGGTCGGCGATCGACATCGCCGACCGGGCGCTCGCGGCGGACGCGTTCGAACGCGT
This Streptosporangiales bacterium DNA region includes the following protein-coding sequences:
- a CDS encoding 4-hydroxyphenylacetate 3-hydroxylase translates to MRSGQDYVAGLRDGRHVSIDGERVADVTTHPAFRGAVRSVAGLYDAAIDPANRETMTYPSPETGEPLNVAYLIPRSTEDLARRRKGLRLWAERTYGLMGRTPDHVAGFLAGFAASPHVFARGGQQFADNVVRFHRYAAENDVYAAYTIVPPQIDRSKPAHQQSDPHLYAGVKEERDGGIVIKGAQMLGTGAVLADWIQLSSIVPLRPGDEDQAISVMVPVSAPGVKIFPRRSYAQAATSTFDYPLASRFDETDSLVVYDDVFVPWENVFVYRDLDLVKAQWWETPAWLLGNVQAQIRLSAKLDFLAGVAAKVAAMNGVDKLPPVQGTLGELAAHATTVSGLVLAAEYNCDIDEHGIAWPGSAETFANTTLQPETYGKLLHLVRDLCGGGLIQLPSSVEDFHSPEISEQINRYIQSPGVPAADRVKLLKLAWDLVGSEFASRHHQYEMFYAGAPFVVKMRMFGNYDFAAAKALVDTALDGYGLDDRAGDGAAGKTPALS
- a CDS encoding amino acid synthesis family protein — encoded protein: MRSGGATVGYDIRKWFGAVEHTRHEGGPVADEPLGKAVVAVVIANPYAGEYADDLAKLIGPSAELGTELTRRGLELLDGKAQGCGKGAIVGASGEQEHGVACLTTPFGDALRAGVGGGEAWVSSATKVGGPGTTLDIPLAYKDALYVRSHYDAMTLAIPDAPRPGEIVVAVALSTGGRVHARVGGLALADAKGDGVR
- a CDS encoding amidohydrolase family protein gives rise to the protein MSTALVNIGESHAGDAAGSPLDGDAMVLDRGDIVWVGDTSEVTAGAHETVVDVAGATVIPGLIDSHVHTTFGDFTPRQGMLGFLDSYLHGGTTRVISASEVHVPGRPTDVVGVKALAVAAQRCFADYRPSGVTVHAGSVILEPGLTKADFAELRAAGVWLAKAGFGAFGGPMEYVPIVHAAREAGIVVMTHSGGGSIPGSLSKISVDVILAMRPNIAGHVNGGPTALDPEENARIVEEGDGIALQLVQAGNLRSAIDIADRALAADAFERVLIATDTPTGTGVISLGMLRQMAELASLSELTPRQVVTACTGNVAGVYGLSAGLLEVGRPADVLVVDAPVGGRGDDAFAALAIGDLPAVAVAITAGEVRFTKSRNTPPPTRPVTVRSGK